The DNA segment TTTCTGCTTGAACTTTCAACACAATTCGgtctttttttactcacaatttaaaaaaatcaaaatgttacCCTTGGAAATGTTAAACATGTGCTTCTTATTTGCCAACAGGACTTGTTAATACGGCAATGCCTTCAATTTGCATGTAACCACCAGCAGCGCTTTGCTTATTAAGCAgctaatgcaacttctgcttaGCCCCTGCCCTtataataaatgatatataCCATATAATAATAGCGTACAGATGTAGCATGtccaaaaagacaaaagagaGCTCTATTGCCGTCATCCCGctcttttttgtcacatttactAGTTGAAGGCGCCCTGACATTTGGGGTCAGCCAGCCTCGTTAGATCAGCTGATCATAAGAGCATGTGCAGTTCGTTAGCGGTCAGGAGACACAAGAATGTGATTGAGGGGAGAAGAGAACGACGAGCTGCCTCGAGTTAAGTTGGTGGCGGCACGTGGAGACAGTGCAGATGATCCTTATGCAACTCATTTGTGGGACTGAAGGGGTCGTAACACGGCACAAATGCGTTTAAAAACTGTATAGTACTATATAGTATGCATGGCGGAGGTATAGTATTGCTTTTTCCGAGTCCAAATACATCTCCAACAAGTGTCAAGGGTGCTTAAGTATTTGTATGACTCCTACTGACCAAACTCATTTGATCACCTGTGAAGCATCCTCCAGCTGGAAGCACTCATGCAGACgataatggatggatattgactcatttgcaatgaaaatataagctgtacactgactactctaaaataCAGTTAGagtatatttcaatattgaacaaagcaacatTTGTTCTCAATAAGAAATCACTACACtctacttattgtgtggaaatatgggctaataactataaaagcaatcttcactcgctaaatgtactgcaaaaaaggtcagtaaggataattcatagtGCCgcatacagagaacatactaactccttatttctaaaatacttcaacttgctgatatagttcatcttcaaacagctaaaataatgcataaggctaaaaataaccaattagctagttgatgtttgctaaatacaaggatgaagagtcttgaaccagtcatcatgtgctatatatatcactatattgacacttactatggtacccatggTACccgatggtcatatcacccctcgtacttcggtacgtgacaaaaaaaatgtaaataaaaaaaataaaaaaataaactatattaagaaagcaggaagtgaacaaatataacagttactgattgtaaaattaccagacggaggggtaggatttaataagctttgcttcttcctactccttttggacatgtggaactgtgaactgattatgtgatgcattcaattgtaatctgatgcatgttcaaatgaaattaaaccattaccattacagcaTATCCCAGCTTAGTATTATTCCCTGACATAGTATAATAAAACCACTCCTGAAATGTGTAGACTCATTTTACAACTAATAAATCTTGTGTGACGTAAAAAAAGaccacattttaacaacatgaGAAAATGGTCTCCCACACTCTGATTTAGATAGGAATCCACGCACACACTGCGCCTTCATTCATTGGCTGCTGCCGATGAATGGATGGCTTGTCGGCCAATGGCAGGTGACATGGCATGTGACTGGTGTATATGTAGTCTGAGTTGCAGCAGCAGCCTCACAAACATTCTCTCACACATAAACAATCAGCCATCATGCACAGCAAAGAACAGATCAGGTAAgagaaaatatcatttttattatattatttaatgtgTGTGGTTTGtacaataatgcaatatttgcGTTTTCAGTTGATTAGTCAGTATTCCATTTTTCTGACAGTAGTTCatctttttaattattaatgtttacatttagttCTTCCACAGCTTATATAAGATTTTTATCcatcaggaaaaataacatttatcaTATGACATGCCATGTTTACGTTCTTCGTCTCGTGATGCCGTATCATCAGCATTGACGTTAAAGCCTGGAGGCCCCCTGACTGACATTTAGTCACATTCCTAACATTTTAGTTTTGTCTTATGTCACCTGACAGTGAGGGTTAGCATTGAGTAGCATGCAGATATACTTTTTATCcactgttttattgttttattattaaaatgttccTCACAATTCCCCTCAGTCACGATGAATACCAGAAGTCAGCTGATTGGCTGATGTCTCACACCAAGCACCGTCCCCAGGTGGCCATCATCTGCGGTTCCGGCTTGGGGATGCTTGCTGACGCTCTTAAGTGTCAGGACTCCTTCGCTTATGCTAATATCCCGGGCTTCCCGCAGAGTACAGGTACACGCAGGTttggagcaaaaacaaacaaaaatgttttggtttcaTGATGTCGCccttttgttgtgttgcagttcaAGGTCACGCGGGTCGGCTGGTTTTCGGGGAGCTGAAGGGAAAGACATGCGTGTGCATGCAAGGTCGCTTCCATATGTATGAAGGACATTCGCTATGCAAGGTAACACAATTTGTTTCTATTGTCTTGCTTGTTCTTTTCTTTCCTATTTCATCTGTTTCTGTATTTATAGTTGAAAGGTTGAGTACCTGGAATGCATAGATTTGATTGGCTGAGTAGCATCATGTGTGATGTCTTAATTTAAATGCAATTGGTCAGTGGATTTCCTGGATTTTCCtgatatgtgagtgtgaatggttgtttgtctatatgtgccctgtgattggctggcgaccactccagggtgtaccccgcctctcagctgggataggccccagcaccccacacgaccctcgtgaggaaaagcggtagaaaatgaatgaatgagtgaataaataaaagaacCCCATTAAAACTTATAATACTTTTTTGACTAGAGGTCCAGGTCTGGTATTTGGGTCTGTGTTAGTGATCCCAACTGTTTTAGATGCTCACTGAGCTGAGATTTTGACGTCACATGACTACTTGGCTACTCCATGACAAGCTGCTTGACGTTCTAAGTGTCACTGTGTCCTATAGACGACCTTTCCCGTGCGAGTCTTCAAGCTGCTGGGCGTGGAGACATTGATCGTAACGAACGCAGCCGGCTCATTGGCTGACGGCTTGCGGCCCGGTGACATCATGGTCATCAAGGATCATGTCAACTTCCCCGGACTGGTGGGCCTGAACCCGCTTTGCGGACCCAACGATGACAAGTGAGGTGCAAGTTCAGttgatttgtgttgttgttgtttttttttttctttgctaaCATTCCTATTTTCCAGATTCGGGCCACGCTTCCCGGCCATGTCGGGATGCTACGACAAAGGACTACGTTTCCTGGCGAGGGAGATCGCAAAGGAGATGGGCGTGGCCGGTCTCATGCAGGAAGGCGTGTACGCTATGGTGGGCGGACCTAATTTTGAATCCATTGCAGAGGCCAGACTATTGCACCGACTGGGCGTAGATGCTGTAGGTAAGGCATACATTTAAACACTGTCacgtcagctggggtaggctccagcacacatgtgaccctaatgaggacaaatgCTAAAGATTGATTTACATGATATTATGGGCCATTAAGACCTTTGGAGGACAATAGGAAATAACAGGGCCATTTTGACTTCTGACTGATGTGTAAACAAAAGGTCTTGAGTTTTGATGCTTCACAATTAAGGaacatattccaaaaatgttcACTAAAAACTGTCAAATATatccaaaaaatacataaccGCATTGTCTTCTGTTTACAGGCATGAGTACAGCTCCCGAGGTCGTCATAGCGACTCACTGCGGACTGAGAGTCTTTGGCCTCTCCCTCATCACCAACAAGGTAAAATAAACATACAACAAACACTAATAGTTGACTTCCTGGTGAATCGCTGACAACTTCCTGTGTTTGCATCAGGTGGTGAAGAGCTACGAGGACACGGAAAGCGTGGACCACCAGGGTGTCCTGGAGGTGGGCCGGCTGCGTTCACATACGCTGCAGCAATTTGTGACTGAGTTTATTTCCAGGATGGagatcaacaacaacagcaggaaTACTCTTTGAGATTTGAGaagagttttcttttttttgtatagaTGAAGTATTTTATTGCTaacttagtttttattttttaaagcaacctctgtaatttaatatttaattttgttgaaCTGAAAAATGATTTATGTAATATGACGGAGATGCTGAATTAGACTATAGGAATTAATCCGTAgtgtattgttattgtaaaCACAAATATGTATTAGATTATAAGATTTGTGGTTTGATACAAAACAGCCAAGCATATCATATGTTGTATGATTTTATTGTGTACATATTCCTGATCTGATTTAATCTcactaaaacacaaacataaaccaCTTGTGTCACTTCTGTCAAATGCAGTCCCTCACTAACACCATAAAGGTTACacaattttaagtattttagcTAAATAATGATTAAAGCAGCTAGTGTAAATAGGTCAGGTGTACCTGTGAAGATGCAGTTGCGCCCTTCAGCCAAATGAGGGCGCTGCAGAGCTTGGATTTGACTTTAATCACCGAAGAAGATACGAATGAGggagcatttttttgtgttttttgtttgttttggggtgGCTTCAGCACTCCATCccaactataaaaatataatttaatataaatataaaaatattatatacaagTGTGTATTGAGTTCTGAATCGAGGAGCAAGAGGAACTATTAAGTGAGTGCAGGTAAACAGTGGCGGGGTTACCAAGGAGACGTTAGCTGTGATGCTAGCAGTTAGACGCTAACTCCTATCTGACATGGCGGAGCTTCACATAATCGGTCAGCTCGTCGGTGCTTCGGGTTTCCCTCAGAGCAGCCTCTTTTGCAAATGGGGTGTCCACACCGGAGGAGCATGGCGTCTTCTCTCCGGCTTGAAGCACGGTCAGACTCAAGTGGACAACCCTCAAACAGGAGACATGGCGTACTGGAGCCACCCCATTGACGTGCATTACGCCACCAAGGGGCTCCAAGGCTGGCCCAAGCTTCACCTCCAGGTATGGAACCAGGACTCCTTCGGCCGCTGCCAGCTTTTCGGGTACGGTTACTGCCACGTCCCATCCAGCCCGGGACACCATCGAATAAGCTGTGCCACCTGGAGACCTCTCGGTTCCTGGCAGGAGCAGCTATCGCAAATGTTTGTCGGCGGAGGACTCCAGCTCAGGAGCCCGGACCTTATCTACGGGGAGGCGGACAGGTATAGACTGCACACCGCCGCCATGGGGACCGTGGAGCTGGAGCTTAACATCATCATGAGACACTTTGACAAATATGGCGTGGACACTTAATGTTGATCACATTTCCCATTCGGATTTTTTATTTGGACTAAAAGATGTGTGCTTTTCTgtacttattttttacttttatattcatacaatatgtattattattattattgttgttgttaatgttaatttatattaatataataataatagtatataataatattatatcatatattatataataatattattatttttttatacaataattTTGACCAATGGactaaaatgtgtgtttttctgtacttattttttacttttatattcatacaatatttattattgttattattattgttgttgttgttaatattaatttatatgaatacaataataatattatataataataataatgtattatctaatattattattatttttatacaataaTTTTGACCAATGGACTAAAAGATGTGTCTtttttgtacttattttttacttttatattcatacaatatttattattattattactgttaatattcatataataatatgatataatatattatttttattactactaTCATTATACAATAATTCTGACCAATTTAAAGTCAAATATCACACAATAGTGTcacattttaatgattttaagatgtgtagcaaagcctgctttctTTACAAAGCTGTCCACCAGTGTGTCAGTGGTGGGTGTGTCAGCCTACACTGGTGGGCTCATCTAGCGAGAGCCAGCCATCCCATCACAGACTGGGGGGGATTAAATAAACAAGTGTGCTGTTGGTTTAAAGCTGCTCCGGGCCTTCATTAGGAACTAATCTTCCCCTGAAAAGGTTTTTCCTCCCCGCTGCTTCAACCTGTATTCAGATGCTATGCGCTTCATCTGCATGACAACGTGACACAGATTACACTAATAGCCTTAGCATTAATCtggatcattattattattgccgtCTTTATCACCGTGGCTTCTTCTGGGCTCATTTTCTACTTTGGCAGTTTTGAAGAAAGGATGGTGATTCTGCTTTGTGTTGTGCAGCAACTTATGCACATCTTGACCCAAAGACACTGAACCTCAACAacttttgtcaatatttttgtttaatttcgaTGCAGCATTTCACTCACTACACTTAAATTAATTaagtattaatgtattttttgttttgtttctttctcatgatattataaaaaactaaaatatttgtTTCCTAATAATGCAAtacataacattacaacttttgtctcgtAAGATTACCATTTTTATATGTTATTACTTTAATCATGTTTTGACCTTACTCTCATACAATGATTGCTCTTTCTTCcatatttcctgtgtttttttgtactatTCCTGTTTAATTTTATGTTTACAATATGCCGAGAGTGATTGAAAAAGTCActgcgggccacaaatggcccccgggctgtactTTGGTCACTAcaagaacatgtttttttttgtttgttttgtttttttgtttgtttttttcagtggtGTACATTAATTTACCCTAATTATGTGATTTAGACCATTTCAAAAGCAGGgttactttatattatattttgcagtacagtacaccaTAACTTGCAAACtacaagcacaatagtaaacatattgttaaatgaatactTAAATGAAAACAATGGAGTTTTTGATACCTGTCTTGATGTATGTCTTATATATCAGATGGATTAGATAGTAGAAAAcctaatttcatttcatataaACTAAAATGAAAGCAGATTAGCATGCCCCTGTAGTCCTGCAGAGTTGTGACATTATTTTGTTGAACTAACCCCACTAAGAATTCAAACGTGTTGTCTTTAaaactctctctcacacacacacgcagcagaTTAGCTGCTGTTTGGAACCTCAGGGGATCTCATTCACATGGAAAAGAAGCACGTCTTCTTTCTCATTGGTAGCCGGTGTCATTAAGTCCTTGGCTCTCATTTAAACATGCGGTGTGGACCTGCTGCTTCACACATTTGCTCACATTGAAGACGCCAGGAACATCTCATTCAACATACACATTTCAATGTGTACCTTTTGGAAAGGAGAGCTTATTTTGTAGTtcatagttaaaaaaaacattcatactAAGCCGAAGTTTTTGCAAACCAAAGTATGTTTTCCATTGAGCGGATTTTGGACTTGGAGCAGAAACACCCCAGAAATTGTTTAAAACTCCACAGGCCTTGGGATCGAACAGGTGAGTCAAAATGAGATGTACTTCCATGCATTGCAAAAAAAgggtttcattcattcttaaTTGGCAACTATGATGCTAGCAATACTATAccatattttttgcattttctgtACAAATATCATTACCTGAACAGttacattgggaaaaaaatgaacacataaCACTCTGACATTTAAACACATAAACCTGTACAAAAccgtataaaaatatttattgatcTGTGTCACAATTCAAAGCAAATTATACAGTTAATATTTGATTTGCTGCTTGACAATAAAGCCTGgaagtctggaaaaaaaaagaggtacCGGTactctgtatgtatgtaatccCATGAGtgggattgacttgaaatttctcacacagctgaaTGTACTCTACTTAAACACCCACTTTAGGTTGAGGGTTGAATCACCAAGAAATTTGGCATACACCTTTATGGGACTGACAAACACATGTCTgtaaaatttgacattttaatttaaGATTATGAAACTTTAAGTTTTGTATTATGCTAGCATGTATTCAAAATATGTTAAGTACAACCCATAGGGGACACAACAAATGTGATTTACAGTCCCTATGTGGTTTCCTCATTTTTTCAAACTGAACCTGCAGTCCGTTAAGGTCTTTCACGcgttattttttcttttatgctGCGTATAGTGTGAGTGTAGCATATTGACCACACAGTCATGAGATAGGGAAGAacctctgtgtggattttgcacgttttgcatgtgtgtgtgtgtggggggggggggctttctcCGGTTACACCAGTttcttccaacattccaaaaacatgcatgttaggttaactggagAGTCTAAATCAGGGTTGGGCAAagtttttgactcgcgggccgcattgatttaacaaaattgacggggggccaaactat comes from the Doryrhamphus excisus isolate RoL2022-K1 chromosome 18, RoL_Dexc_1.0, whole genome shotgun sequence genome and includes:
- the LOC131106193 gene encoding B9 domain-containing protein 2-like, whose translation is MAELHIIGQLVGASGFPQSSLFCKWGVHTGGAWRLLSGLKHGQTQVDNPQTGDMAYWSHPIDVHYATKGLQGWPKLHLQVWNQDSFGRCQLFGYGYCHVPSSPGHHRISCATWRPLGSWQEQLSQMFVGGGLQLRSPDLIYGEADRYRLHTAAMGTVELELNIIMRHFDKYGVDT
- the pnp4a gene encoding purine nucleoside phosphorylase 4a, which encodes MHSKEQISHDEYQKSADWLMSHTKHRPQVAIICGSGLGMLADALKCQDSFAYANIPGFPQSTVQGHAGRLVFGELKGKTCVCMQGRFHMYEGHSLCKTTFPVRVFKLLGVETLIVTNAAGSLADGLRPGDIMVIKDHVNFPGLVGLNPLCGPNDDKFGPRFPAMSGCYDKGLRFLAREIAKEMGVAGLMQEGVYAMVGGPNFESIAEARLLHRLGVDAVGMSTAPEVVIATHCGLRVFGLSLITNKVVKSYEDTESVDHQGVLEVGRLRSHTLQQFVTEFISRMEINNNSRNTL